A genome region from Myxococcales bacterium includes the following:
- a CDS encoding DUF4340 domain-containing protein, with translation MSRARLGRHIVPIGLGLASVAVGWLLLRDHGATSQEREARAGRVFPSWRRDQVTRLSLSSSSGELGLDRDPTSNAWKLHGSGVPADGAQADHLLGELESAVALRSVEEAVASGLASPRARGEIVMGGLVYVFALGDEAQQPKGGAYLRVRGERPVVVEQRLVTVLLAPPADYRDKLLVAASGAELAELSLAPRGAATFSLVRDAKAEARVRFRLGAGGAYASRGATDAALGALAGLHAERFLEPSVGEAVTRDPSLVVSLRESPGASSTLAFGQPCPGAAGEVAVVRRGNAPVYACVPSTVAAVLARPSSAYEERAAFFARPDEVEEIVVKRALGETLDIARKGGGFRERAPRSRDLDESESESVSGWLTALLGLRGANAAANAAGEPLAVITLHYANIVEEVRFSRVDGKVVALRGDGRTVELDATAGDLASPPSSLTRPLVLLPSSRARALRAYELFCEGRSQRVVREGGYRFATAGPHPIDTALAVAAANALVGARAERWVADERSPRHALSSSCGARLVFEDDAGPAEVTLELGAGATAPVFGALGGQAGVFEAPSALIELVRRPLVSRALFSVDPARVSAVVVRRGGALVKLAPADGGPSLAELVGGLRPLFVARAGVLGADAGEAPVDVEVTLSAAPGVAAERARLRLGRQVTAPEGEIVLCGREGVPFVFAVRAERVAGLRAPSARPSVGSSPTAASPR, from the coding sequence GTGAGCCGCGCGAGGCTCGGCCGTCACATCGTGCCGATCGGCCTCGGCCTCGCCTCGGTGGCGGTGGGCTGGCTCCTCCTCCGCGATCACGGCGCGACCTCGCAGGAGCGCGAGGCCCGCGCCGGCCGCGTCTTCCCCTCGTGGCGCCGAGATCAGGTCACGCGCCTCTCGCTGTCGTCGTCGTCGGGCGAGCTCGGGCTCGACCGCGATCCGACCTCGAATGCGTGGAAACTACATGGAAGTGGCGTCCCAGCCGACGGCGCCCAGGCCGACCACCTCCTCGGTGAGCTCGAGAGCGCCGTGGCCCTCCGTTCCGTGGAAGAGGCGGTCGCTTCGGGCCTCGCGAGCCCGAGAGCTCGCGGCGAGATCGTGATGGGCGGCCTCGTGTACGTCTTCGCGCTCGGCGACGAGGCCCAGCAGCCCAAAGGTGGCGCCTACCTTCGGGTCAGGGGCGAGCGCCCCGTCGTCGTCGAGCAGCGCCTCGTCACGGTCCTCCTCGCGCCACCCGCCGACTACCGCGACAAGCTCCTCGTGGCTGCCTCGGGGGCCGAGCTCGCCGAGCTGTCGCTGGCGCCGCGCGGCGCGGCGACGTTCAGCCTGGTGCGCGACGCGAAGGCGGAGGCGCGGGTCCGCTTTCGTCTGGGCGCGGGCGGGGCGTACGCCTCTCGGGGGGCGACCGACGCGGCGCTCGGCGCGCTCGCTGGTCTCCACGCCGAGCGGTTCCTCGAGCCGAGCGTGGGCGAGGCCGTGACGCGGGATCCCTCGCTCGTGGTCTCGCTTCGCGAGTCGCCCGGGGCGAGCTCCACGTTGGCCTTCGGGCAGCCTTGCCCCGGCGCAGCGGGAGAGGTCGCCGTCGTGCGGCGCGGCAACGCTCCCGTGTACGCGTGCGTGCCCTCCACCGTCGCCGCGGTGCTGGCCCGGCCATCGAGCGCGTACGAGGAGCGCGCCGCGTTCTTCGCGAGGCCCGACGAGGTAGAGGAGATCGTCGTGAAGCGGGCCCTGGGGGAGACGCTGGACATCGCTCGGAAGGGCGGCGGCTTCCGAGAGCGGGCGCCGCGCTCGCGCGATCTTGACGAGTCCGAGTCCGAGTCCGTCAGCGGGTGGCTCACCGCGCTGCTCGGGCTGCGAGGGGCCAACGCCGCGGCGAACGCGGCGGGCGAGCCGCTCGCGGTCATCACCTTGCATTATGCAAATATCGTCGAAGAGGTCCGCTTCTCGCGGGTCGACGGCAAGGTCGTGGCGCTCCGCGGCGACGGGCGCACCGTCGAGCTCGACGCGACCGCGGGCGACCTTGCGTCGCCCCCGAGCTCGCTCACCCGGCCGCTCGTGCTCCTCCCGTCGTCCCGCGCGCGCGCGCTCCGCGCCTACGAGCTGTTCTGCGAAGGGCGCTCGCAGCGCGTCGTTCGCGAAGGGGGCTATCGGTTCGCGACGGCGGGCCCCCACCCGATCGACACGGCGCTGGCGGTCGCGGCCGCCAACGCGCTCGTCGGCGCGCGCGCCGAGCGTTGGGTCGCCGACGAGCGGAGCCCGCGCCACGCGCTCTCGAGCAGCTGCGGGGCGCGGCTCGTCTTCGAGGACGACGCAGGTCCTGCCGAGGTGACCCTCGAGCTCGGCGCTGGCGCCACGGCGCCGGTGTTCGGAGCGCTCGGGGGACAGGCCGGCGTGTTCGAGGCGCCGTCCGCCCTGATCGAGCTCGTGCGTCGCCCCCTCGTCTCGCGCGCGCTGTTCAGCGTCGATCCCGCCCGGGTCTCCGCGGTCGTCGTGCGTCGCGGCGGCGCGCTCGTGAAGCTCGCCCCTGCCGACGGTGGCCCGTCTCTCGCCGAGCTCGTAGGGGGGCTACGGCCGCTCTTCGTCGCACGGGCCGGCGTGCTCGGCGCCGACGCGGGCGAAGCCCCGGTGGACGTCGAGGTCACGCTCTCCGCGGCTCCGGGCGTCGCGGCCGAGCGCGCGCGCCTCCGCCTCGGTCGACAGGTGACCGCTCCCGAGGGGGAGATCGTCTTGTGCGGTCGCGAGGGTGTCCCCTTCGTGTTCGCGGTGCGCGCCGAACGCGTCGCGGGTCTCCGCGCGCCGAGCGCGCGTCCGTCGGTGGGGTCCAGCCCTACGGCAGCGTCGCCCCGGTGA
- a CDS encoding 5-formyltetrahydrofolate cyclo-ligase, giving the protein MNERERAGGSGGSRPGLYADEVIAVKVKAELRKRMRGLRRAAPAGACEARSQKIRERLLSLPRVDAARSIALFFPIEGRNEVSLVPLDAVLRARGVAIGYPAIDPESRVMCFRTVPNVDALEERGFGFREPGPEHPRLEAPDVVVVPALAVAPSGHRLGYGAGYYDRALAESGAWTVAVLYDYQVLADLPTLPHDVPVAYVVTDARAFEPDLDADVGADPAT; this is encoded by the coding sequence ATGAACGAGCGCGAACGCGCGGGTGGCTCGGGCGGCTCGCGTCCGGGCCTCTACGCCGACGAGGTCATCGCGGTGAAGGTGAAGGCCGAGCTCCGCAAGCGCATGCGGGGGCTCCGACGCGCAGCTCCCGCGGGCGCGTGCGAGGCCCGATCCCAGAAGATCCGCGAGCGCCTGCTGTCGCTCCCGCGCGTCGACGCGGCACGATCCATCGCGCTGTTCTTCCCCATCGAGGGTCGCAACGAGGTGAGCCTCGTGCCGCTCGACGCCGTGCTCCGCGCGAGGGGCGTGGCCATCGGGTATCCCGCCATCGATCCCGAGTCGCGGGTGATGTGCTTCCGCACCGTCCCCAACGTGGACGCGCTGGAGGAGCGCGGGTTTGGCTTCCGCGAACCGGGCCCCGAGCACCCGCGTCTCGAGGCGCCGGACGTGGTCGTCGTGCCGGCCCTCGCGGTCGCACCGAGCGGCCATCGGCTCGGGTACGGCGCCGGGTACTACGACCGCGCGCTGGCGGAGAGCGGCGCGTGGACCGTGGCAGTGCTCTACGACTACCAGGTGCTCGCCGATCTCCCGACCCTCCCGCACGACGTGCCCGTGGCGTACGTCGTCACCGACGCGCGCGCGTTCGAGCCGGACCTTGACGCTGACGTCGGCGCCGACCCCGCTACTTGA
- a CDS encoding response regulator transcription factor encodes MEGRHVLVVEDDPSIALGLRINLEAEGYRVTSADDGEKALALIRAEPPDLMLLDVMMPRKNGFEVIHELRREGIVVPIIVLSARTGEMDKVTGLELGAEDYVAKPFSLAELLARVRVALRRRAVAPRADVVRFSSVEVDVSARAVKRGGEHVELTATEFDVLMCLVANRGKALSRDDIFRTVWGPNHHGTPRTIDNFLQQLRQKLEVDAASPRHFLTVRGVGYRFDG; translated from the coding sequence CTGGAGGGGCGGCACGTGCTGGTCGTGGAAGACGATCCGAGCATCGCCCTTGGGCTGCGGATAAACCTCGAGGCCGAGGGCTACCGCGTGACGTCCGCCGACGACGGCGAGAAGGCCCTCGCCCTCATTCGCGCCGAGCCGCCCGACCTGATGCTGCTCGACGTCATGATGCCCCGCAAGAACGGCTTCGAAGTCATCCACGAGCTGCGGCGCGAGGGCATCGTGGTCCCCATCATCGTGCTCTCCGCGCGCACCGGCGAGATGGACAAGGTGACCGGGCTCGAGCTCGGCGCGGAGGACTACGTCGCGAAGCCCTTCAGTCTCGCGGAGCTGCTCGCACGTGTCCGCGTAGCGCTGCGGCGTCGGGCGGTCGCGCCGCGGGCCGACGTCGTGCGCTTCTCGTCGGTCGAGGTCGACGTGTCGGCGCGCGCGGTCAAGCGCGGTGGCGAGCACGTCGAGCTCACGGCGACCGAGTTCGACGTGCTCATGTGTCTCGTCGCGAACCGTGGCAAGGCGCTCTCACGCGACGACATCTTCCGCACCGTGTGGGGGCCGAACCACCACGGCACCCCGCGCACGATCGACAACTTCCTCCAGCAGCTCCGCCAGAAGCTCGAGGTCGACGCCGCGAGCCCGCGCCACTTCCTCACCGTGCGGGGCGTGGGTTACCGCTTCGATGGCTAG
- a CDS encoding HAMP domain-containing histidine kinase, whose protein sequence is MSARTSESNRPTGGPRESAQAWAERGTKNLQRLGYRRIVQFLIYLLVIPTVLILALGILSMFLDGRTNLLFGVLTVCFVSVMAIGMVLVLAYLRREQNLSELQADFVSKVSHEFRTPLTAIRLFAETLERSSGDPVTQAKCVAQLKHETERLTALIERLLDFGRMQAGRKVYLLREESVADVLRDVEEAFAPYRAPAPEHTFTVDVPGDLPRVRVDRAALTDVLVNLLSNALKYGGQPPDVRLAAHRTKDGEVAFEVADNGEGIPGHERELIFQKFYRIDDRLSRSREGSGLGLAIVAHVAKAHGARVTVDSVKDKGSTFTFVLPAELVVDD, encoded by the coding sequence GTGTCAGCCCGCACATCCGAGTCGAACCGGCCCACCGGCGGCCCCCGCGAGAGCGCCCAGGCGTGGGCCGAGCGGGGCACGAAGAACCTCCAGCGTCTCGGCTACCGGCGCATCGTCCAGTTTCTCATTTACCTGCTCGTCATCCCGACGGTGCTCATCCTGGCGCTGGGCATTCTGTCGATGTTCCTCGACGGCCGCACCAACCTGCTCTTCGGCGTCCTCACGGTCTGCTTCGTCTCGGTGATGGCGATCGGAATGGTGCTCGTCCTCGCCTACCTCCGGCGGGAGCAGAACCTGAGCGAGCTGCAGGCCGACTTCGTCTCGAAGGTGAGCCACGAGTTTCGCACGCCGCTGACTGCGATTCGCCTCTTCGCCGAGACCCTGGAGCGCTCGTCGGGCGATCCGGTCACCCAGGCGAAGTGCGTCGCCCAGCTCAAGCACGAGACCGAGCGGCTCACCGCGCTCATCGAGCGGCTCCTCGATTTCGGCCGCATGCAGGCAGGGCGAAAGGTCTACCTGCTGCGAGAAGAGTCGGTCGCCGACGTCTTGCGGGACGTCGAGGAGGCGTTCGCGCCCTACCGCGCGCCCGCGCCCGAGCACACGTTCACGGTGGACGTCCCCGGCGACCTACCGCGGGTGCGGGTCGATCGGGCGGCTCTCACCGACGTGCTCGTGAACCTCCTCTCGAACGCGCTCAAATACGGGGGGCAGCCGCCCGACGTGCGTCTCGCCGCGCATCGCACGAAGGACGGGGAGGTCGCGTTCGAGGTGGCGGACAACGGCGAGGGCATCCCCGGGCACGAGCGCGAGCTCATTTTTCAGAAGTTCTATCGCATCGACGATCGGCTCTCGCGCTCGCGCGAAGGCAGCGGCCTCGGCCTCGCGATCGTAGCGCACGTGGCCAAGGCCCACGGCGCACGCGTCACGGTCGACAGCGTGAAGGACAAGGGCTCCACATTCACGTTCGTCCTCCCTGCCGAGCTCGTGGTCGACGACTGA
- a CDS encoding ABC transporter permease produces the protein MRGFWPIYKRELFSFFVTPLAWVLVCVFLLVQGMHFYLLIDHFAAQVQAASSETPLQAFFGNTVLLYLVLFLLVPAITMRLFAEERRSGTAEGLLTAPVSTSAVVLAKYAGALTVYVVMWAPTALYLVILKRTGALDFHVALSSYLGVMLVGAAYLSLGLLMSAMTKSQFLALVFTALVILALFVLGVGEFVARPGTAMHAVCTHVSVWAAMSELSSGIIDSRRLVFYGTLTVVPLYFTVRVVDAWRWA, from the coding sequence GTGAGGGGCTTCTGGCCGATCTACAAGCGGGAGCTCTTCTCCTTCTTCGTCACGCCGCTCGCGTGGGTGCTCGTGTGCGTCTTCCTGCTCGTGCAGGGCATGCACTTCTATCTTCTCATCGACCACTTCGCCGCGCAGGTTCAGGCCGCCTCGTCCGAGACGCCCCTCCAGGCGTTCTTCGGGAACACGGTCCTGCTCTACCTCGTGCTCTTTCTGCTCGTCCCGGCCATCACGATGCGACTCTTCGCAGAGGAGCGGCGCAGCGGCACCGCCGAGGGGCTGCTCACGGCGCCGGTGTCGACCAGCGCCGTGGTGCTCGCCAAGTACGCCGGCGCGCTCACCGTGTACGTGGTGATGTGGGCGCCGACGGCCCTCTACTTGGTGATCCTCAAGCGCACGGGCGCGCTCGACTTCCACGTCGCGCTCTCTTCGTACCTCGGCGTGATGCTCGTAGGCGCCGCCTATCTCTCCCTCGGACTCCTGATGAGCGCGATGACGAAGAGCCAGTTTCTCGCGCTCGTCTTCACCGCGCTGGTGATCCTGGCGCTCTTCGTCCTGGGCGTCGGCGAGTTCGTGGCGCGTCCCGGCACGGCGATGCACGCGGTGTGCACCCACGTGTCGGTGTGGGCCGCGATGAGCGAGCTCTCGAGCGGCATCATCGACTCTCGTCGGCTCGTCTTCTACGGCACCCTCACCGTCGTCCCGCTCTACTTCACCGTGAGGGTCGTCGACGCGTGGAGGTGGGCGTGA
- a CDS encoding Dam family site-specific DNA-(adenine-N6)-methyltransferase, with the protein MRRRALTHDVHEARPIVKWAGGKAALVPALLAELPQEIRTYVEPFAGGAALFFALASAPVRRFRRARLNDRNAELVACYRAVQRELPALVERLGTYRYDKELYYQVRDIDPRELGDVERGARLLFLNRTCFNGLWRENSKGKFNVPFGTYKNPRILDPLLLERANAALAGVKLTNDDFAAACGRLVAGDFVYFDPPYVPATRTASFTAYSASGFTMVDQQRLVTLLADLAKRGVKAMLSNADTPETRKLYAGFRWVPVSARRPINSDPSKRGAAGELIVMNFEAEAVAPARAPRAKSTARRGAR; encoded by the coding sequence ATGCGAAGAAGAGCGCTCACACACGACGTCCACGAGGCGCGCCCGATCGTCAAATGGGCGGGCGGAAAGGCCGCGCTGGTGCCGGCCCTCCTCGCCGAGCTGCCGCAGGAGATTCGCACGTACGTAGAGCCCTTCGCGGGCGGCGCCGCGCTGTTCTTCGCGCTCGCATCCGCGCCCGTGCGTCGCTTCCGCCGCGCGCGACTGAACGATCGCAACGCCGAGCTCGTCGCCTGCTACCGAGCCGTGCAGCGCGAGCTGCCCGCGCTGGTCGAGCGGCTCGGCACCTACCGATACGACAAGGAACTTTACTATCAGGTGCGCGACATCGACCCACGCGAGCTCGGCGATGTGGAGAGAGGCGCGCGCCTGCTCTTCTTGAACCGCACCTGCTTCAACGGCCTGTGGCGCGAGAACTCGAAGGGCAAGTTCAACGTCCCGTTCGGTACCTACAAGAATCCGCGCATCCTCGACCCGCTGCTGCTCGAGCGCGCGAACGCCGCCTTGGCGGGCGTGAAGCTCACGAACGACGACTTCGCGGCCGCGTGCGGGCGGCTCGTGGCGGGCGACTTCGTCTACTTCGATCCCCCGTATGTGCCGGCGACGAGGACCGCGTCGTTCACGGCGTACTCGGCCTCGGGGTTCACGATGGTCGACCAACAGCGCCTCGTGACCTTGCTCGCCGACCTCGCGAAGCGGGGCGTAAAGGCGATGCTGTCGAACGCCGACACCCCCGAGACGCGCAAGCTCTACGCAGGCTTTCGCTGGGTCCCCGTGAGCGCCCGTCGCCCCATCAACTCCGACCCGAGCAAGCGCGGCGCGGCGGGTGAGCTCATCGTCATGAACTTCGAGGCAGAGGCGGTCGCGCCTGCGCGTGCGCCGCGGGCCAAGTCCACCGCGAGGAGGGGCGCCCGATGA
- a CDS encoding formylglycine-generating enzyme family protein, protein MRTLAALLSALFAASLAAAACHPTASESSSAPSAPLPREAAPPPVTTLGPGATSSRPADPSRDEDARAPTVATSDADASADANASANASATPPPGMRLVPGGEFTMGADTGGQGDERPAHRVTLAPFWLDVTEVTHAAYGECVAAGACRPPDAKILARFGGVFVSPKRPVTGISWGDARAYCTFRGGRLPREAELERAVRGDDGRRFPWGSEPPTHERTVFQSSTTDEVGTHPAGRGPYGHDDLAGNVWEWMEDLYDPFAYTRAGASRGEPGTCDEILEAQRKLRADGKQGFTGSNPIPTECERSIRAGAYNYDADGLRSTNRVHHPGSFRLLMTGVRCARSLG, encoded by the coding sequence GTGAGAACCCTCGCCGCTCTCCTCTCCGCGCTGTTCGCCGCGAGCCTGGCCGCGGCGGCTTGCCACCCGACGGCCTCCGAGTCGAGCTCCGCCCCGAGCGCGCCGCTTCCGCGTGAAGCCGCGCCGCCTCCGGTGACCACGCTTGGGCCCGGGGCCACGAGCTCGCGCCCGGCAGACCCGAGCCGGGACGAGGACGCGCGCGCGCCCACCGTGGCGACGAGCGACGCGGACGCGAGCGCAGACGCGAACGCGAGCGCGAACGCGAGCGCCACGCCTCCGCCCGGCATGCGGCTCGTGCCCGGCGGCGAGTTCACCATGGGGGCGGACACGGGCGGCCAAGGGGATGAGCGACCCGCGCACCGCGTGACGCTGGCGCCGTTCTGGCTCGACGTGACCGAGGTCACGCACGCGGCCTACGGAGAGTGCGTCGCGGCGGGAGCGTGCCGGCCTCCAGATGCGAAGATCCTCGCCCGGTTCGGCGGCGTGTTCGTGAGCCCGAAGCGGCCGGTGACGGGCATCTCGTGGGGCGACGCGCGCGCCTACTGCACGTTCCGAGGCGGCCGCCTCCCGCGCGAGGCAGAGCTGGAGCGCGCTGTCCGAGGCGACGACGGCCGGCGCTTTCCCTGGGGAAGCGAGCCGCCCACGCACGAGCGCACCGTCTTCCAGTCCAGCACGACCGACGAGGTGGGCACCCACCCGGCCGGTCGAGGGCCATACGGTCACGACGACCTGGCCGGCAACGTGTGGGAGTGGATGGAAGACCTCTACGACCCGTTCGCGTACACGCGAGCGGGCGCGTCGCGGGGCGAGCCGGGCACCTGCGACGAGATCTTGGAGGCGCAGCGGAAGCTACGGGCGGATGGCAAGCAGGGCTTCACGGGCTCGAACCCCATCCCCACGGAGTGCGAGCGCTCGATCCGCGCCGGCGCCTACAACTACGACGCCGACGGCCTCCGCAGCACGAACCGCGTGCACCACCCCGGGAGCTTCCGCCTCCTCATGACCGGCGTGCGGTGCGCGCGGAGTCTCGGCTGA
- a CDS encoding DUF3293 domain-containing protein, producing the protein MDHNLLRHYLSTVYELPTVNGPLRASLDGDAVTDPSTLPELLTRPFTVLTAFNPRSMLLPRKVNEGRHAVLRDLLILGCYRVEACVGYEEDPDSTWREPGWLVHGMDREEALAFGRVFRQNTIVVCRAGRPELLVTDPTCDDLGRTIVGNWRIRS; encoded by the coding sequence ATGGACCACAACCTCCTGCGCCACTACCTCTCGACCGTCTACGAGCTGCCCACGGTGAACGGGCCGCTGCGCGCGTCGCTCGACGGCGACGCCGTGACCGATCCGTCCACGCTGCCTGAGCTGCTCACCCGGCCGTTCACGGTGCTCACCGCGTTCAACCCCCGCAGCATGCTGCTCCCGCGCAAGGTGAACGAGGGGCGGCACGCGGTGCTGCGGGACCTGCTCATCCTCGGCTGCTACCGGGTCGAGGCGTGCGTGGGCTACGAGGAAGACCCCGACAGCACCTGGCGCGAGCCCGGGTGGCTCGTCCACGGCATGGACCGGGAAGAGGCGCTCGCCTTCGGCCGGGTGTTCCGCCAGAACACCATCGTCGTGTGCCGCGCCGGTCGCCCCGAGCTGCTCGTGACCGACCCGACCTGCGACGATCTTGGGCGTACGATCGTAGGCAACTGGCGCATCCGGAGCTGA
- a CDS encoding GldG family protein, protein MSGPPRPRARLRADEIGKLAGLVFAAVLAVLLNMYSARHYRRWDVTESHRYTLTDATKRTLRDLPDTVEVWVLLGQAEPLRHTLSQLLVAYGGETTHLVVKYVDPDHDPLALEDVRRRFKIESGRSEDGHVLTDAVVVVAHGEKRWFLDSTDFYEASEKEDGKVRPREEQALTLAIRSVLGGAPTRLCFTRGHGEAELGDGTSAGLFFLKSILEKDNYEVVSVEPTTLGALEPYKGCAVVVVAGPRGAFPPEEENWLRTYLMTGGSALFALGPVPAPGGLEKTGLERVVAPFGIGLGDVLVVERAADRALPDSYGARFFVEARPHAVTAALVKRDDREPPRVLIQLARPLTHRPEPGAAQAIELAVSSPEAFGLTLLDGAATWTKTPEKQPGSASGPFNVAMASERPKASPGAAHGPRVVVLGASTVLHESNFRETWGLRGAALLVESSLSWLASKPEILDVPARDALPAGTALTEEARGEVRRYVLVYMPLAVALLGLAVGLRRRATEGRPHAPSTDPAREPRASGRARTRTRPPKAPKAEGP, encoded by the coding sequence GTGAGCGGGCCGCCCCGGCCCCGCGCGCGCCTGCGGGCCGACGAAATAGGGAAGCTCGCCGGCCTCGTTTTCGCCGCCGTCCTCGCGGTGTTGCTAAATATGTATTCTGCACGTCACTACCGCCGCTGGGACGTGACGGAGAGCCACCGCTACACCCTCACGGACGCCACCAAGCGTACGCTGCGCGATCTGCCCGACACGGTGGAGGTCTGGGTGCTCCTCGGCCAGGCCGAGCCGCTCCGTCACACGCTCTCGCAGTTGCTCGTCGCGTACGGCGGCGAGACCACCCACCTCGTCGTCAAGTACGTCGACCCCGATCACGATCCGCTCGCCCTCGAGGACGTACGCCGGCGCTTCAAGATCGAGTCGGGCAGGAGCGAAGACGGCCACGTGCTGACGGACGCCGTCGTGGTGGTCGCACACGGCGAGAAGCGCTGGTTTCTCGACTCCACCGACTTCTACGAGGCCTCCGAGAAGGAGGACGGGAAGGTGCGCCCGCGCGAAGAGCAGGCGCTCACCCTGGCGATCCGCAGCGTGCTCGGGGGCGCGCCGACCCGACTCTGTTTCACGCGCGGACACGGCGAGGCGGAGCTTGGTGACGGGACGTCGGCGGGGCTCTTCTTTCTCAAGTCGATCCTCGAGAAGGACAACTACGAGGTCGTCTCGGTGGAGCCCACCACGCTGGGCGCGCTCGAGCCTTACAAGGGCTGCGCCGTCGTCGTGGTCGCCGGCCCCCGCGGCGCCTTCCCGCCGGAAGAGGAGAATTGGCTTCGGACCTACCTCATGACCGGCGGCAGCGCGCTGTTCGCGCTCGGCCCCGTGCCGGCGCCGGGAGGGCTCGAGAAGACGGGCCTCGAGCGGGTCGTCGCGCCGTTCGGGATCGGGCTCGGCGACGTGCTCGTGGTGGAGCGCGCCGCCGACCGCGCGCTGCCGGACTCGTACGGCGCGCGCTTCTTTGTCGAGGCCCGCCCGCACGCCGTCACCGCCGCCCTCGTGAAGCGCGACGACCGGGAGCCTCCGCGCGTGCTCATCCAGCTGGCCCGCCCGCTCACCCATCGCCCCGAGCCCGGGGCCGCGCAGGCCATCGAACTGGCCGTGTCCAGCCCGGAGGCCTTCGGCCTCACCCTGCTCGACGGGGCCGCCACGTGGACGAAGACGCCCGAGAAGCAGCCCGGGTCGGCCTCCGGTCCGTTCAACGTCGCCATGGCGAGCGAGCGACCCAAGGCGAGCCCGGGCGCGGCCCACGGCCCACGCGTCGTGGTGCTCGGGGCTTCGACGGTGCTTCACGAGTCGAACTTCCGCGAGACGTGGGGGCTGCGCGGCGCGGCTCTGCTCGTCGAGAGCTCGCTCTCGTGGCTCGCGAGCAAGCCCGAGATCCTCGACGTGCCCGCGCGCGACGCGCTGCCGGCGGGGACGGCCCTGACCGAGGAGGCTCGCGGCGAGGTCCGTCGTTACGTGCTCGTCTACATGCCGCTCGCGGTCGCGCTCCTCGGACTCGCCGTGGGGCTCCGCCGACGGGCGACCGAGGGGCGGCCCCACGCGCCCTCGACGGACCCGGCCCGCGAGCCCCGCGCATCCGGTCGCGCGCGCACGCGAACGCGCCCGCCCAAGGCGCCGAAGGCCGAAGGCCCGTGA
- a CDS encoding ABC transporter ATP-binding protein, with amino-acid sequence MIVVENLVKRYGARAAVRDLSFQVKKGEIVGFLGPNGAGKTTTLRVLAGFLAPTSGRVRVCGHDLEDELHEAKSKVGYMPETVPLYPEMRVAEYLAFRAELRGVPRASRRARVDDVLEKGRVTEVAHVVIGHLSKGYRQRVGLADALVADPPLLILDEPTAGLDPNQIRDVREVIAGLGGTHTVLLSTHILSEVEATCARAIVIARGRLVAEGTIAALKAERGVRGVRVRVSGDEAIARAAIAGVRAQLPTLESEPEFAIEADALRVEVVWAKQDEAKTRLAAQAVARALVQAGLGLHELSPLTGRLEDVFAELTGDRRAVQAPRASEPSSEETPL; translated from the coding sequence ATGATCGTCGTAGAAAACCTGGTGAAACGCTACGGAGCCAGGGCGGCGGTTCGTGATCTCTCCTTTCAGGTCAAGAAGGGTGAAATCGTTGGGTTTTTGGGGCCCAATGGTGCGGGGAAGACCACGACGCTCCGCGTGCTCGCGGGATTCCTCGCGCCCACCTCGGGTCGCGTGCGGGTGTGCGGGCACGACCTCGAGGACGAGCTCCACGAGGCCAAGTCGAAGGTGGGCTACATGCCCGAGACCGTGCCGCTCTACCCGGAGATGCGCGTGGCCGAGTACCTGGCGTTTCGCGCGGAGCTGAGGGGCGTGCCGCGCGCGAGTCGCCGCGCTCGTGTGGACGACGTGCTCGAGAAGGGGAGGGTGACCGAGGTCGCGCACGTGGTCATCGGTCACCTCTCGAAGGGCTACCGGCAGCGCGTGGGCCTCGCCGACGCCCTCGTGGCCGATCCGCCGCTGCTCATCCTCGACGAGCCGACCGCTGGCCTCGATCCGAACCAGATCCGCGACGTCCGCGAGGTCATCGCGGGGCTCGGCGGCACGCACACGGTGCTGCTCTCGACCCACATCCTCAGCGAGGTCGAGGCGACGTGTGCGCGCGCCATCGTGATCGCGCGAGGTCGCCTCGTGGCCGAGGGCACGATCGCCGCGCTGAAGGCCGAGCGGGGGGTGCGCGGCGTGCGCGTGCGAGTCTCCGGCGACGAGGCGATCGCGCGCGCAGCGATCGCGGGCGTTCGCGCCCAGCTCCCCACGCTCGAGTCCGAGCCGGAGTTCGCGATCGAGGCCGACGCTCTCCGCGTCGAGGTCGTGTGGGCGAAGCAAGACGAGGCCAAGACCCGGCTCGCCGCGCAGGCGGTGGCGCGCGCGCTCGTGCAAGCGGGGCTCGGCCTCCACGAGCTGTCTCCCCTCACGGGGCGACTCGAGGACGTCTTCGCGGAGCTCACCGGCGATCGCCGCGCCGTCCAGGCGCCGCGAGCCAGCGAGCCGTCGAGCGAGGAGACGCCGCTGTGA